DNA sequence from the Excalfactoria chinensis isolate bCotChi1 chromosome 7, bCotChi1.hap2, whole genome shotgun sequence genome:
ACCCATCCATTTCTTATAGCTGTAACCCCTTGTATTTTGATTTCAGGTCATCAAAAGCAAGCGATAGTcaagaaaaacccaaacatcaGGCAGGCGTACCTAATTTGCACCATACAATTGAATCCAACCATAGCTCGGTCTCAGTTTTTACAAAGAAGCCCACTTCAGAATGTGGTGATCCTGCAGCAGAAATAGATAAAAATGTGTGTGACTATACAATACCCCTTGTAAGTGACGTTTCCCTCATCAGAAGTTCTGATCTTGCAAAATATCATAATAAAGTGGCCTTGGGTGAATCAATCAGgattaaaaaactaaaaaagcaTCACATTTCAAAAAATCACTTACGACAAAATGCTGTGGTAGATGAGAAGCATAGCAAAGTTTGGATCAAAGAAAGTCGTGAAAAATGGCTTCACAAAAGTAGGAAAcggagaaggagaagaaaattatgTCATTGTCATCACCATCATTATCATCCTTGTGGGGAAGCAACAATTGCAGACATGGAGATTTCCTCGGcaatagaaaaggaaatgagttacagagatgaaaataaacatcagcACCTCCAAAATAATCCAGAGAAGTGCAGATACGATGCAGGGAATATCTGGACAGCTACAGATGAGGTACAGCAGTCTCATCAAAAAGCTGATACTGAAAATGGTCATAAAAGAGTTATGGCTACATCAGGTCACCTCCATGGCGGCAGAGGCTTATGTGACATCTGGCTTACAAAAGGTAGGGACCAACACAGCTGTTGTAAACCTCTgcatagaaagagaaaagcaagttCGCGGAGACAGCTGAGGCAGCTGGCTCGGACTTGTAGGAGGCACAATTGCTTGTGCTCGAAAACCTGTTGTAGCTGGAAAGTCAGGAGGTTGAGCTGCAGCCCGGAGAGTAAATGTTTAGGGCActgcagtgaagaaaagagTCCAGGTCACCATCAGTCCATCAAGAGAGGTTACAGCTTCCTGACAGATGAAACGGAAAGCTCCCACAGGAAGCGGAGACAGCACGCCTATTCCTGTTCGTCGGATGAAAGTTCATACGGAGAGGCGTGCTTGGCAGAGGAGTATTTCAGGCAAGTGAGCGCTTCAGGTATGCATCAcaaggcaaaaggaaaacacaggaggaggaaaactAAAATCAGTCATGTATGCGTTGACAGTAATGAGAGAAGTGAGGCCTCCAGGCCTTGTAAAGAAAACTCCACGAGTTCTACGTTAAACATTTTGGGAGAACTCTTGACTCAAGACAACACAGAGGATACTATCATGAATTCCAAAGCTGAtcttgcagaagagaaagatgaaactatgcagctggaagaaaagaaggcacCTCTGCCTATGGGTGGTGCGCATGTTCTGGAACAAGACAAGGCAACAGACTATGCAGCACCAGAGAGCATGCTGGGCATGCTTTCAGACGTTGCCACGCATTGTGCCGCTGCTGTTCCTGAGCAgggtgctcctgcagctgcaagcacacaAGATGCTCtgaaggatgaaaagaaaaatgagaatgtaAGCAGCCACGAAAGTCCATCTTGTTATAAAGCTCCACCACCAACCAGACATTTGGAACAAGCTCCCCCAAAATCGGTCCTTTGTCATTATGAGCTGCCTGAGTCTCTGCCACATGAGAAGATAAACGAGGTGACCAGTGACTGGGTACAGTGTGGCTCTGGTGTATTTAACAGCCCACCGCCATTGCCATTCAAAGAAGCACACCTCAACAGCCATACCTTCTTGGCTACGGAGCAGCTGATAGCCCCCTTCACCATTCCCGACCAGACATTGATATTCCCTCCAGATAACCACGAAAAATTCAAAGACCTCCCATCCGAGGCATACCAGCAGCTCGTGCAACAGAGCATGCTGGCCAACAAGGTGAAGTTTACCCTTCCTCCCCCAGCCATGCAGCCCCCCAGCTCTCCATTGCAGCCTCTGCCTTTGCAGCCACCGCTGTGCTCTACCTCGGTCACCACCATCCACCACACCGTCCTGCAGCAGCACGCTGCTGCCAGCGCGCTCAAAGCCCTCCAACCCCACCAGCATTTCCTCTCGCAGGTCCCGGCCCTTGCCAGAGCACCTTTACCTCATCTGCCCGTAGGGCCCAGGCTTTGCCCAGGGGGCCCCACGGCTTTTGTGGCCCCGCCGCACCTGCCACTGGTGCCGCCTTCGGTGCTGCAGCCGGCCCCACTGGCCTTCTCGCCGCTGCCGCACGCTGTGTTCccctccctgctgtccccacacCCGGCCGTCCTGCCGCTGCAGCCCCTCTTCTAGGATGGGTTCTTGGGGGGGAAGGAGCCTCCAGACGGATGGACATGGGGTTCCTGGCACCCCTCGGCTTTGCAAGCGGTCCTGTGAAATAAACTGGTTGAAATTCCTCTTTCCTTGGAAAGTATTGACTGTAAGTATAGCGATGCAAACATCCATGTAAAGCTCAGACCTATCCTATAACTAAAGCACTGAATAATCTGATACCGATATGAACTATATATATAAGTGAAGCTCATGTCTTAGAATATGTAtaatgtatataaaatatatttatagttCTATAACTTCTGTTGTAAAGtattcactttttgttttttatccttGTGTATTTGCACCTATTTAATGTTTAGACAAAGCTGATGCACTATGTTTTGTACTATGTTCTCTGAAACTGTAAATCTAGTGACAAACTATCTCTTGCAATAAATTTTTGTTAACTACTTAAGTATATCAAAAATCTTTCATTATAAGCCTCACAGATGTCGTTGCTCTATGTTCTTCTGCATCCTCTacccctgctgtgctgggataaTCGGGTTTCCTATCCTTCAGTGATTTATCACGGATGCTCAGAGGCTAATACCTTGAGGGCAGCTGTCTCACTGAGCAAGAGAGAAAGGGTAACAGATCCGTTTGTGTTAGCAGTTTGATGTCACCGTGACAAATTTTGCCTTCTTGTCGTCT
Encoded proteins:
- the ZNF804A gene encoding zinc finger protein 804A isoform X3, encoding MFKSTTVTVRDNSSDSPQSAAIDSASTQDFSCTLMHNAPNCKDATSDISSTPENACSNASGANRFGDQLHGAQGHRVGFSFAFPKKAVVKLESSAAVFYEYNDETSMEHGLNRRSRFIPGAYSLQSPSATEIVLCPEEKQNCLHSLVEKCPDAAEDPENQESKELISEENRELENPVLIPADSNSKQLVSSDMEGCDTDVSTVDLPGQTLSVAVDNAEVLPLDCSSCQLLGNGAVAQAAVEDCSSLPQDPAKDNGKDGNSDLLMVETEIKKLGTETLVPSHSEDGTRVLQTKLDTRKRSCEPFVPVLSKHGSNILQWPSEMLIYTSTDPSISYSCNPLYFDFRSSKASDSQEKPKHQAGVPNLHHTIESNHSSVSVFTKKPTSECGDPAAEIDKNVCDYTIPLVSDVSLIRSSDLAKYHNKVALGESIRIKKLKKHHISKNHLRQNAVVDEKHSKVWIKESREKWLHKSRKRRRRRKLCHCHHHHYHPCGEATIADMEISSAIEKEMSYRDENKHQHLQNNPEKCRYDAGNIWTATDEVQQSHQKADTENGHKRVMATSGHLHGGRGLCDIWLTKGRDQHSCCKPLHRKRKASSRRQLRQLARTCRRHNCLCSKTCCSWKVRRLSCSPESKCLGHCSEEKSPGHHQSIKRGYSFLTDETESSHRKRRQHAYSCSSDESSYGEACLAEEYFRQVSASGMHHKAKGKHRRRKTKISHVCVDSNERSEASRPCKENSTSSTLNILGELLTQDNTEDTIMNSKADLAEEKDETMQLEEKKAPLPMGGAHVLEQDKATDYAAPESMLGMLSDVATHCAAAVPEQGAPAAASTQDALKDEKKNENVSSHESPSCYKAPPPTRHLEQAPPKSVLCHYELPESLPHEKINEVTSDWVQCGSGVFNSPPPLPFKEAHLNSHTFLATEQLIAPFTIPDQTLIFPPDNHEKFKDLPSEAYQQLVQQSMLANKVKFTLPPPAMQPPSSPLQPLPLQPPLCSTSVTTIHHTVLQQHAAASALKALQPHQHFLSQVPALARAPLPHLPVGPRLCPGGPTAFVAPPHLPLVPPSVLQPAPLAFSPLPHAVFPSLLSPHPAVLPLQPLF
- the ZNF804A gene encoding zinc finger protein 804A isoform X1 yields the protein MPRGSREGPHRPGSPGPMECYYIVISSAHLSNGHFRNIKGVFRGPLSKNGDKTLDYAEKKNTIAKALEDLKANFYCALCDKQYYKHQEFDNHINSYDHAHKQRLKELKQREFARNVASKSRKDERKQEKALQRLHKLAELRKVTTCAPGSGPMFKSTTVTVRDNSSDSPQSAAIDSASTQDFSCTLMHNAPNCKDATSDISSTPENACSNASGANRFGDQLHGAQGHRVGFSFAFPKKAVVKLESSAAVFYEYNDETSMEHGLNRRSRFIPGAYSLQSPSATEIVLCPEEKQNCLHSLVEKCPDAAEDPENQESKELISEENRELENPVLIPADSNSKQLVSSDMEGCDTDVSTVDLPGQTLSVAVDNAEVLPLDCSSCQLLGNGAVAQAAVEDCSSLPQDPAKDNGKDGNSDLLMVETEIKKLGTETLVPSHSEDGTRVLQTKLDTRKRSCEPFVPVLSKHGSNILQWPSEMLIYTSTDPSISYSCNPLYFDFRSSKASDSQEKPKHQAGVPNLHHTIESNHSSVSVFTKKPTSECGDPAAEIDKNVCDYTIPLVSDVSLIRSSDLAKYHNKVALGESIRIKKLKKHHISKNHLRQNAVVDEKHSKVWIKESREKWLHKSRKRRRRRKLCHCHHHHYHPCGEATIADMEISSAIEKEMSYRDENKHQHLQNNPEKCRYDAGNIWTATDEVQQSHQKADTENGHKRVMATSGHLHGGRGLCDIWLTKGRDQHSCCKPLHRKRKASSRRQLRQLARTCRRHNCLCSKTCCSWKVRRLSCSPESKCLGHCSEEKSPGHHQSIKRGYSFLTDETESSHRKRRQHAYSCSSDESSYGEACLAEEYFRQVSASGMHHKAKGKHRRRKTKISHVCVDSNERSEASRPCKENSTSSTLNILGELLTQDNTEDTIMNSKADLAEEKDETMQLEEKKAPLPMGGAHVLEQDKATDYAAPESMLGMLSDVATHCAAAVPEQGAPAAASTQDALKDEKKNENVSSHESPSCYKAPPPTRHLEQAPPKSVLCHYELPESLPHEKINEVTSDWVQCGSGVFNSPPPLPFKEAHLNSHTFLATEQLIAPFTIPDQTLIFPPDNHEKFKDLPSEAYQQLVQQSMLANKVKFTLPPPAMQPPSSPLQPLPLQPPLCSTSVTTIHHTVLQQHAAASALKALQPHQHFLSQVPALARAPLPHLPVGPRLCPGGPTAFVAPPHLPLVPPSVLQPAPLAFSPLPHAVFPSLLSPHPAVLPLQPLF
- the ZNF804A gene encoding zinc finger protein 804A isoform X2; its protein translation is MSQKQKKYASHPQRLKELKQREFARNVASKSRKDERKQEKALQRLHKLAELRKVTTCAPGSGPMFKSTTVTVRDNSSDSPQSAAIDSASTQDFSCTLMHNAPNCKDATSDISSTPENACSNASGANRFGDQLHGAQGHRVGFSFAFPKKAVVKLESSAAVFYEYNDETSMEHGLNRRSRFIPGAYSLQSPSATEIVLCPEEKQNCLHSLVEKCPDAAEDPENQESKELISEENRELENPVLIPADSNSKQLVSSDMEGCDTDVSTVDLPGQTLSVAVDNAEVLPLDCSSCQLLGNGAVAQAAVEDCSSLPQDPAKDNGKDGNSDLLMVETEIKKLGTETLVPSHSEDGTRVLQTKLDTRKRSCEPFVPVLSKHGSNILQWPSEMLIYTSTDPSISYSCNPLYFDFRSSKASDSQEKPKHQAGVPNLHHTIESNHSSVSVFTKKPTSECGDPAAEIDKNVCDYTIPLVSDVSLIRSSDLAKYHNKVALGESIRIKKLKKHHISKNHLRQNAVVDEKHSKVWIKESREKWLHKSRKRRRRRKLCHCHHHHYHPCGEATIADMEISSAIEKEMSYRDENKHQHLQNNPEKCRYDAGNIWTATDEVQQSHQKADTENGHKRVMATSGHLHGGRGLCDIWLTKGRDQHSCCKPLHRKRKASSRRQLRQLARTCRRHNCLCSKTCCSWKVRRLSCSPESKCLGHCSEEKSPGHHQSIKRGYSFLTDETESSHRKRRQHAYSCSSDESSYGEACLAEEYFRQVSASGMHHKAKGKHRRRKTKISHVCVDSNERSEASRPCKENSTSSTLNILGELLTQDNTEDTIMNSKADLAEEKDETMQLEEKKAPLPMGGAHVLEQDKATDYAAPESMLGMLSDVATHCAAAVPEQGAPAAASTQDALKDEKKNENVSSHESPSCYKAPPPTRHLEQAPPKSVLCHYELPESLPHEKINEVTSDWVQCGSGVFNSPPPLPFKEAHLNSHTFLATEQLIAPFTIPDQTLIFPPDNHEKFKDLPSEAYQQLVQQSMLANKVKFTLPPPAMQPPSSPLQPLPLQPPLCSTSVTTIHHTVLQQHAAASALKALQPHQHFLSQVPALARAPLPHLPVGPRLCPGGPTAFVAPPHLPLVPPSVLQPAPLAFSPLPHAVFPSLLSPHPAVLPLQPLF